In a genomic window of Amycolatopsis japonica:
- the chvE gene encoding multiple monosaccharide ABC transporter substrate-binding protein has translation MKFTKLATLAVAVGLGAALTACGSSQKSVDQQAAAGGAAGGLVGVTMPTKSSERWIHDGDNIKAALEKLGYQVDLQYAEDDIPTQVNQIENQITKGAKLLVIASIDGTAITTQLQEAADKKIPVIAYDRLIRNTPNVDYYATFDNFKVGVQQATSLLTGLKVLKEDGSPGEGKGPFNIELFAGSPDDNNATFFFNGAMSVLKPYLENGTLVVKSGQTAFNVAAILRWQAATAQRRMEDLLTKTYSSGDKVQGVLSPYDGLSIGILSALKSNGYGTPGQPYPVVTGQDAEVASVKSIIANEQYSTIFKDTRKLAETTVKMADAVLKGGKAETNNTTDYNNGQKVVPAFLLESVILNKGNYQKELIDSGYYKAEQLR, from the coding sequence ATGAAGTTCACGAAACTGGCCACACTGGCCGTGGCGGTCGGCCTCGGTGCCGCGCTGACGGCCTGCGGTTCGAGTCAGAAGTCCGTCGATCAGCAGGCGGCCGCGGGAGGCGCGGCGGGCGGACTGGTCGGCGTCACCATGCCGACCAAGTCGTCGGAGCGCTGGATCCACGACGGCGACAACATCAAGGCGGCGCTGGAGAAGCTGGGCTACCAGGTCGACCTGCAGTACGCCGAGGACGACATCCCCACCCAGGTGAACCAGATCGAGAACCAGATCACCAAGGGCGCGAAACTGCTCGTGATCGCCTCGATCGACGGCACCGCGATCACCACCCAGCTGCAGGAGGCCGCGGACAAGAAGATCCCGGTCATCGCCTACGACCGGCTGATCCGCAACACGCCGAACGTCGATTACTACGCGACCTTCGACAACTTCAAGGTCGGCGTGCAGCAGGCGACGTCGCTGCTCACCGGGCTCAAGGTGCTCAAAGAGGACGGTTCTCCCGGCGAGGGCAAGGGACCGTTCAACATCGAGCTTTTCGCTGGTTCGCCGGACGACAACAACGCGACATTCTTCTTCAACGGCGCCATGTCCGTGCTGAAGCCGTACCTCGAAAACGGGACGCTGGTCGTCAAGAGCGGCCAGACCGCGTTCAACGTCGCGGCGATCCTGCGCTGGCAGGCGGCGACCGCGCAGCGGCGGATGGAAGACCTGCTGACCAAGACCTACAGCTCCGGCGACAAGGTGCAGGGCGTGCTCTCGCCGTACGACGGGCTCTCCATCGGCATCCTGTCGGCGCTCAAGAGCAACGGCTACGGAACGCCCGGCCAGCCGTACCCGGTGGTCACCGGCCAGGACGCCGAGGTCGCCTCGGTGAAGTCGATCATCGCGAACGAGCAGTACTCGACGATCTTCAAGGACACCCGCAAGCTCGCCGAGACCACGGTCAAGATGGCCGACGCGGTCCTCAAGGGCGGCAAGGCCGAGACCAACAACACGACGGACTACAACAACGGACAGAAGGTCGTGCCGGCGTTCCTGCTGGAGTCGGTGATCCTCAACAAGGGGAACTACCAGAAGGAACTCATCGACTCGGGCTACTACAAAGCGGAACAGCTGAGGTAG
- the araA gene encoding L-arabinose isomerase, which yields MSTQRKTEVWFLTGSQALYGEETLEQVAGQSLQIQRMLADTGRISAEIVAKPVLTEPSAIRRVMLEANADDACVGVIAWMHTFSPAKMWITGLDALRKPLLHLHTQLNEALPWQSIDMDFMNLNQAAHGDREFGYIQTRLGVPRKTIAGHAADPSVADRIDAWVRAAVGRQTIGSLRLARFGDNMRDVAVTDGDKVEAELKFGVSVNTYGVNELVALVDAVPDAEVDALVDEYAETYALAPELAKAGERHESLRYAARIEQGLRTFLTSGGFGAFTTNFEDLGGLRQLPGLAVQRLMADGYGFGGEGDWKTSALLTAVKAMGRDSERGTSFMEDYTYHFGPGEPKILGAHMLEVCPSIAAARPSCEIHPLGIGGREDPVRLVFDAAAGDAVVIGLADLGDRFRLVANEVEVVAPDEPLPNLPVARAVWKPAPSLATSAEAWITAGGPHHTVLTQAVGAETIRDFATMLDVELLVIDQATTPASIADRMRWNQAYYRLAQGF from the coding sequence GTGAGCACACAACGCAAGACCGAGGTCTGGTTCCTCACCGGGAGCCAGGCGCTGTACGGCGAGGAGACCCTCGAACAGGTCGCGGGCCAGTCGTTGCAGATCCAGCGGATGCTGGCCGACACCGGGCGGATCTCGGCGGAGATCGTCGCGAAGCCGGTGCTGACGGAGCCGTCGGCGATCCGGCGCGTGATGCTGGAGGCGAACGCGGACGACGCGTGTGTCGGGGTGATCGCCTGGATGCACACGTTCTCGCCGGCGAAGATGTGGATCACCGGGCTGGACGCGCTGCGGAAACCCTTGCTGCATCTGCACACCCAGCTCAACGAGGCGCTGCCGTGGCAGTCCATCGACATGGACTTCATGAACCTGAACCAGGCCGCGCACGGTGATCGCGAGTTCGGCTACATCCAGACCCGGCTCGGGGTACCGCGCAAGACCATCGCCGGGCACGCCGCGGATCCGTCGGTCGCCGACCGGATCGACGCCTGGGTCCGCGCGGCGGTCGGGCGCCAGACCATCGGCTCGCTCAGGCTCGCGCGGTTCGGTGACAACATGCGCGACGTCGCGGTCACCGACGGGGACAAGGTCGAGGCGGAGCTGAAGTTCGGCGTCTCGGTGAACACCTACGGCGTCAACGAACTCGTCGCGCTGGTCGACGCGGTGCCCGACGCCGAGGTCGACGCTCTCGTCGACGAGTACGCCGAGACGTACGCGCTCGCGCCGGAACTCGCCAAGGCGGGGGAGCGGCACGAATCGCTGCGTTACGCGGCCCGGATCGAGCAGGGGCTTCGCACGTTCCTGACGAGCGGCGGTTTCGGCGCGTTCACCACGAACTTCGAGGATCTCGGCGGCCTGCGGCAGCTTCCCGGTCTCGCCGTGCAGCGTCTGATGGCCGACGGCTACGGCTTCGGCGGCGAGGGCGACTGGAAGACGTCCGCGCTGCTGACCGCGGTCAAGGCGATGGGCCGCGACTCCGAGCGTGGGACGTCCTTCATGGAGGACTACACCTACCACTTCGGCCCCGGTGAACCGAAGATCCTCGGCGCGCACATGCTCGAGGTCTGCCCGAGCATCGCCGCCGCCAGGCCTTCGTGCGAGATCCACCCACTCGGCATCGGTGGCCGTGAGGATCCGGTCCGGCTGGTGTTCGACGCCGCCGCCGGCGACGCGGTCGTGATCGGCCTCGCCGACCTCGGCGACCGGTTCCGCTTGGTGGCCAACGAGGTCGAGGTCGTCGCGCCGGACGAGCCGCTGCCGAACCTGCCGGTGGCGCGCGCGGTGTGGAAGCCGGCGCCGTCGCTGGCGACGTCCGCCGAAGCGTGGATCACGGCGGGCGGACCGCACCACACGGTGCTCACCCAGGCCGTCGGCGCCGAAACGATCCGGGATTTCGCCACCATGCTCGACGTCGAACTGCTCGTGATCGACCAGGCCACGACGCCCGCCTCGATCGCCGACCGGATGCGCTGGAACCAGGCCTACTACCGGCTCGCACAAGGATTCTGA
- a CDS encoding L-ribulose-5-phosphate 4-epimerase, with protein sequence MSLAVEITDTFEELRDTVARLHSELTRYELVIWTAGNVSARVPGHDLMVIKPSGVSYDELSADTMVVTDLYGEVVHGDLAPSSDTAAHAYVYRHMPEVGGVVHTHSTYATAWAAVGEPIPCVLTMIADEFGGEIPVGPFAMIGDDSIGRGIVETLRSSRSPAVLMRNHGPFTVGRTARDAVKAAVMVEDVAKTVHIASALGRPEPLSDQDVDRLYARYQNVYGQQGEK encoded by the coding sequence ATGAGCCTCGCCGTGGAGATCACGGACACCTTCGAAGAGCTGCGCGACACCGTCGCCCGCTTGCACAGCGAGCTGACCCGCTACGAACTGGTCATCTGGACCGCGGGCAACGTGTCGGCGCGGGTCCCCGGGCACGACCTGATGGTGATCAAGCCGTCCGGGGTGTCCTACGACGAGCTGAGCGCCGACACGATGGTCGTCACCGACCTGTACGGCGAGGTCGTCCACGGCGACCTCGCGCCGTCCTCGGACACTGCCGCGCACGCCTACGTCTACCGGCACATGCCGGAGGTCGGCGGGGTCGTGCACACGCATTCGACCTACGCGACCGCATGGGCCGCGGTCGGGGAACCGATCCCGTGCGTGCTCACCATGATCGCGGACGAGTTCGGCGGCGAGATCCCGGTCGGGCCGTTCGCGATGATCGGTGACGACTCGATCGGGCGGGGCATCGTCGAGACGCTGCGGTCCAGCCGGTCGCCCGCCGTCCTGATGCGCAACCACGGCCCGTTCACCGTCGGCCGCACCGCACGCGACGCGGTCAAGGCCGCCGTGATGGTCGAGGACGTCGCCAAAACCGTCCACATCGCTTCCGCGCTGGGCAGGCCGGAGCCACTGTCCGACCAGGACGTGGACCGGCTCTACGCGCGCTACCAGAACGTCTACGGCCAGCAGGGAGAGAAGTGA
- the araB gene encoding ribulokinase: protein MSTREPLVVGVDFGTLSGRAVVVRVRDGAELGSAVSEYRHGVIDRILPRTGHGLPPDWALQVPSDYVDVLRTAVPEAVRAAGADPADVIGIGTDFTACTMVPTTADGTPLCELPEFAGDPHAYVKLWRHHSAQPQADRINALARKRGESWLPRYGGLISSEWEFAKALEVFEEAPEVYARMRHWVELADWIVWQLTGTYVRNACTAGYKGILQDGRYPSAEFLEELAPGFGSFVDDKLVHPLGALGAKAGSLSAQAAEWTGLPEGIAVAVGNVDAHVTAPAVQAVEPGQMVAIMGTSTCHVMNGAELREVPGMCGVVDGGIVSGKWGYEAGQSGVGDIFAWFVEHGTPASYVDDAREAGISVHELLTRLASMQEIGEHGLVALDWHSGNRSVLVDHELSGVVVGQTLATRPEDTYRALLEATAFGTRTIIETFERAGVPVTELIVAGGLVKNPLLMQIYADVTNLPLSVAGSAQSPALGSAIHAAVAAGAHADVPAAALAMGSVRRAVHRPIAENVKAYNDLYAEYAALHDYFGRGANDVMHRLAARRRSVRKGLHR from the coding sequence GTGAGTACAAGGGAGCCGCTGGTCGTCGGCGTCGACTTCGGGACGCTGTCCGGCCGGGCCGTCGTGGTCCGCGTCCGCGACGGCGCGGAACTGGGCAGCGCGGTTTCGGAGTACCGGCACGGCGTGATCGACCGGATCCTGCCGCGGACCGGCCACGGTCTGCCGCCGGACTGGGCGCTCCAGGTGCCGTCGGACTACGTCGACGTCCTCCGCACCGCCGTGCCGGAGGCCGTCCGTGCCGCCGGGGCGGATCCCGCCGACGTGATCGGCATCGGTACCGATTTCACCGCGTGCACCATGGTGCCGACGACGGCCGACGGCACGCCGCTGTGCGAACTGCCCGAGTTCGCCGGGGATCCGCACGCCTACGTGAAGCTGTGGCGTCACCATTCCGCTCAGCCGCAGGCCGACCGGATCAACGCACTGGCGCGGAAGCGCGGCGAGTCTTGGCTGCCGCGTTACGGCGGACTGATCTCTTCCGAGTGGGAGTTCGCCAAGGCGCTGGAGGTCTTCGAAGAGGCGCCTGAGGTCTATGCCCGGATGCGCCACTGGGTCGAGCTCGCCGACTGGATCGTCTGGCAGCTCACGGGAACCTACGTCCGCAACGCCTGCACCGCCGGGTACAAGGGCATCCTGCAGGACGGCCGCTACCCGAGCGCGGAGTTCCTGGAGGAGCTGGCTCCTGGCTTCGGGTCCTTTGTGGACGACAAGCTCGTGCATCCGTTGGGCGCCCTCGGTGCCAAGGCGGGGAGCCTGAGCGCTCAAGCGGCGGAATGGACCGGGCTTCCCGAGGGGATCGCGGTCGCCGTCGGCAACGTCGACGCGCACGTCACCGCGCCCGCGGTCCAGGCGGTCGAGCCGGGGCAGATGGTCGCGATCATGGGCACCTCCACCTGTCACGTGATGAACGGCGCCGAACTGCGCGAGGTACCGGGCATGTGCGGCGTCGTCGACGGCGGGATCGTGTCCGGGAAATGGGGCTACGAGGCCGGACAGAGCGGCGTCGGCGACATCTTCGCGTGGTTCGTCGAGCACGGCACGCCCGCGTCCTATGTGGACGACGCCAGGGAAGCGGGGATCTCCGTCCACGAACTGCTCACGCGGCTCGCCTCGATGCAGGAGATCGGCGAACACGGACTGGTCGCGCTCGACTGGCACAGCGGGAACCGGTCGGTACTGGTCGACCACGAACTGTCCGGCGTCGTCGTCGGCCAGACCCTCGCGACCCGCCCCGAGGACACCTACCGCGCGCTCCTGGAGGCGACCGCGTTCGGCACCAGGACGATCATCGAGACCTTCGAACGCGCCGGGGTACCGGTCACCGAACTGATCGTCGCCGGTGGCCTGGTCAAGAACCCGCTCCTGATGCAGATCTACGCCGACGTCACGAACCTGCCGCTGTCCGTGGCCGGTTCGGCCCAGAGCCCCGCGCTGGGCTCGGCGATCCACGCCGCCGTCGCAGCCGGGGCGCACGCCGACGTCCCGGCCGCCGCGCTCGCGATGGGTTCGGTCCGCCGGGCCGTCCACCGGCCGATCGCCGAGAACGTCAAGGCCTACAACGACCTCTACGCCGAGTACGCCGCGTTGCACGACTACTTCGGCCGTGGGGCCAACGACGTCATGCACCGGCTCGCCGCCCGGCGCCGTTCCGTCCGGAAAGGACTGCACCGATGA
- a CDS encoding ABC transporter substrate-binding protein, whose protein sequence is MLTLTQLISADLGVDVARKPWTAIVAGVAGLLLLSACGGGGGTGGGGALTLGFAQVGAESGWRTANTKSIQESAKAAGIELKFSDAQQKQENQIAAIRSYIQQKVKVIAFSPVVESGWDTVLKEAKTANIPVILTDRAVDSPDKSLYKTFLGSDFVAEGKKAGEWLAKEFGSAAGDVSIVELQGTTGSAPANDRKKGFADVIASNPKFKVVASQTGEFTRAKGKEVMEAFLKSQPKIDVLYAHNDDMALGAIEAIEAAGKVPGKDIKIVSVDGVRDALQALADGKINHVVECNPLLGPQLMDLVKKVAAGEQVPPRIETTETEFDQAAAKAALPQRQY, encoded by the coding sequence ATGTTAACGCTAACTCAATTGATCAGTGCGGATCTAGGAGTCGATGTGGCAAGAAAACCGTGGACGGCGATCGTGGCCGGAGTGGCCGGGCTGCTCCTGCTCTCCGCGTGCGGCGGTGGCGGCGGAACGGGTGGCGGCGGCGCCCTCACCCTCGGGTTCGCCCAGGTGGGCGCGGAAAGCGGCTGGCGCACGGCGAACACGAAGTCGATCCAGGAGTCCGCGAAGGCGGCCGGGATCGAGCTGAAGTTCTCCGACGCGCAGCAGAAGCAGGAGAACCAGATCGCCGCGATCCGGTCCTACATCCAGCAGAAGGTCAAGGTGATCGCCTTCTCGCCGGTCGTGGAATCCGGCTGGGACACCGTGCTCAAGGAGGCGAAGACGGCGAACATCCCGGTGATCCTCACCGACCGGGCCGTCGACTCGCCGGACAAGTCGCTGTACAAGACCTTCCTCGGCTCGGATTTCGTCGCCGAGGGCAAGAAGGCCGGCGAGTGGCTGGCCAAGGAGTTCGGCTCGGCGGCTGGCGACGTCAGCATCGTGGAACTGCAGGGCACCACCGGTTCCGCACCGGCGAACGACCGCAAGAAGGGTTTCGCCGACGTCATCGCGTCGAACCCGAAGTTCAAGGTCGTCGCGTCGCAGACCGGTGAGTTCACCCGGGCGAAGGGCAAGGAGGTCATGGAGGCCTTCCTGAAGTCCCAGCCCAAGATCGACGTGCTGTACGCGCACAACGACGACATGGCCCTCGGCGCCATCGAAGCGATCGAGGCGGCGGGCAAAGTGCCCGGCAAGGACATCAAGATCGTCTCGGTAGACGGCGTCCGCGACGCCCTGCAGGCGCTGGCCGACGGCAAGATCAACCACGTCGTCGAATGCAACCCGTTGCTCGGCCCGCAGCTCATGGATCTGGTGAAGAAGGTCGCCGCCGGGGAGCAGGTGCCGCCGCGCATCGAGACCACCGAGACCGAATTCGACCAGGCCGCGGCCAAGGCCGCGCTGCCGCAACGCCAGTACTGA
- a CDS encoding sugar ABC transporter ATP-binding protein yields the protein MLRMSHIRKEFPGVVALDDVSFRMFPGEVHALMGENGAGKSTLIKVLTGVYGVDAGTIELDGARVAFSGPGEAQRSGVSTVYQEVNLCPNLSVAENICLGKEPRRRGRIDWRETRRRAAALLARLDVEVDVSAELGGCSIAVQQLVAIARALDVEARVLVLDEPTSSLDAGEVEQLLNVVRSLRDQGMAILFVSHFIEQVFAVADRMTVLRNGKLIGEYRTEEITPVDLVTRMIGKELAALEDIEDAGHSRSDVAGAPVFLEAGDVGRKGGVAPFSLDIRSGEVVGLAGLLGSGRTELARLLFGADHADSGSVRIDGEPVSLKTPRTGLDHRIAFCSENRKTEGLVEELTVRENIVLALQASRGWARPIPRRRQDEIAERYIKALDIRPANAEAKVGDLSGGNQQKVLLARWLITEPRLLILDEPTRGIDIGAKTEIQRLVARLSGEGMAVVFISAELEEVLRLSHRVVVLRDRAVVAVLDNETLTADQVMATMAEGVAR from the coding sequence ATGCTGCGGATGAGCCATATCCGGAAGGAATTCCCCGGCGTGGTCGCCCTCGACGACGTCTCCTTCCGGATGTTCCCCGGCGAAGTGCACGCCCTGATGGGCGAGAACGGTGCCGGCAAGTCCACTTTGATCAAGGTGCTCACCGGCGTCTACGGGGTGGACGCGGGCACCATCGAGCTCGACGGTGCCCGGGTCGCGTTCAGCGGGCCGGGGGAGGCACAGCGCTCCGGCGTGAGCACCGTGTACCAGGAAGTGAACCTCTGCCCGAACCTGTCGGTGGCGGAGAACATCTGCCTCGGCAAGGAGCCGCGACGGCGCGGCCGCATCGACTGGCGCGAGACGCGCCGCCGGGCGGCCGCGCTGCTGGCCAGGCTGGACGTCGAAGTGGACGTCTCGGCCGAGCTGGGCGGCTGCTCGATCGCGGTGCAGCAACTGGTCGCGATCGCCAGGGCGCTCGACGTCGAGGCGCGGGTGCTCGTGCTCGACGAGCCGACGTCCAGTTTGGACGCGGGCGAGGTCGAGCAGCTGCTGAACGTGGTGCGCTCGCTGCGGGACCAGGGGATGGCGATCCTGTTCGTCTCGCATTTCATCGAGCAGGTCTTCGCCGTCGCGGACCGGATGACGGTGCTGCGCAACGGGAAGCTGATCGGCGAGTACCGCACCGAGGAGATCACCCCGGTCGACCTGGTGACCAGGATGATCGGCAAGGAACTCGCGGCGCTCGAAGACATCGAGGACGCGGGGCACAGCCGGTCGGACGTCGCCGGGGCGCCCGTCTTCCTCGAAGCGGGAGACGTCGGCCGCAAGGGCGGTGTCGCGCCGTTCTCGCTCGACATCCGGTCCGGCGAGGTCGTCGGGCTCGCCGGGCTGCTCGGTTCGGGCCGCACCGAACTGGCGCGGCTGCTGTTCGGCGCCGATCACGCGGACAGCGGTTCGGTGCGGATCGACGGCGAGCCGGTGTCGCTGAAAACCCCGCGGACCGGCCTCGACCACCGCATCGCGTTCTGCTCGGAGAACCGCAAGACCGAAGGCCTCGTCGAGGAACTCACCGTGCGCGAGAACATCGTGCTCGCGCTACAGGCCTCGCGTGGCTGGGCCCGGCCGATCCCGCGGCGGCGGCAGGACGAGATCGCCGAGCGCTACATCAAGGCGCTCGACATCCGGCCCGCCAACGCGGAGGCGAAGGTCGGCGACCTGAGCGGCGGCAATCAGCAGAAGGTGCTGCTCGCGCGGTGGCTCATCACCGAACCGCGGCTGCTGATCCTCGACGAGCCGACGCGCGGTATCGACATCGGTGCCAAGACGGAGATCCAGCGGCTGGTCGCGCGGCTCTCGGGCGAGGGGATGGCCGTGGTGTTCATCTCCGCCGAACTCGAGGAAGTGCTCCGGCTGAGCCACCGGGTCGTCGTGCTGCGCGACCGCGCGGTGGTCGCCGTGCTGGACAACGAAACGCTGACCGCGGACCAGGTGATGGCGACGATGGCCGAAGGAGTCGCACGATGA
- the yjfF gene encoding galactofuranose ABC transporter, permease protein YjfF: protein MTTLDRIKGYRPRQRHLPILATMAMLIGAYVYGASSYTAFGSGQVVLDLFINNAFLLVVAVGMTFVILTGGIDLSVGSVVALSTVVSADLLQNQGWPVLAVIPAVLAIGAALGFGMGVLVQVFEIQPFIATLIGMFFARGLCYTISTQAYSIDDPTVANLAQTQIPLGGELHISIGVVVALVVVAAAAYVLYGTRFGRTVYAIGGNPKSALLMGLNVGRTRITVYTLSGFCSALGGLLLVLYKSSGDPLNGVGLELTAIAAVVIGGTLLTGGSGYVLGTVLGIMVLGIIQTLITFDGTLNSWWTSIITGALLFAFIVLQRLVGGGPRKTEHA from the coding sequence ATGACGACACTCGACCGCATCAAGGGTTATCGGCCGCGGCAACGGCATCTGCCGATCCTGGCGACGATGGCGATGCTCATCGGCGCCTACGTCTACGGCGCTTCGAGCTACACGGCGTTCGGATCCGGGCAGGTCGTGCTCGACCTGTTCATCAACAACGCCTTCCTGCTGGTCGTCGCCGTCGGGATGACGTTCGTGATCCTCACCGGCGGGATCGACCTGTCGGTGGGCTCGGTGGTGGCACTGTCCACTGTGGTCTCGGCGGACCTGCTGCAGAACCAGGGCTGGCCGGTGCTCGCGGTGATCCCGGCGGTACTCGCGATCGGCGCGGCGCTCGGCTTCGGCATGGGCGTGCTGGTCCAGGTGTTCGAGATCCAGCCCTTCATCGCGACGCTGATCGGGATGTTCTTCGCCAGGGGGCTCTGCTACACGATCAGCACCCAGGCGTACTCGATCGACGATCCGACGGTCGCGAACCTCGCGCAGACGCAGATCCCGCTCGGCGGGGAACTGCACATCTCGATCGGCGTGGTCGTCGCGCTCGTCGTGGTCGCGGCGGCGGCGTACGTCCTGTACGGGACGAGGTTCGGGCGGACGGTGTACGCGATCGGCGGGAACCCGAAGTCCGCGCTGCTGATGGGCCTGAACGTCGGCCGCACGCGGATCACGGTCTACACGCTCAGCGGGTTCTGCTCGGCCCTCGGCGGGCTGCTCTTGGTGCTGTACAAGTCTTCCGGCGATCCGCTCAACGGTGTGGGGCTGGAGCTCACCGCGATCGCGGCCGTCGTCATCGGCGGCACGCTGCTCACCGGCGGCTCCGGCTACGTCCTCGGGACGGTGCTCGGGATCATGGTGCTGGGCATCATCCAGACCCTGATCACCTTCGACGGCACCTTGAACTCCTGGTGGACCTCGATCATCACCGGTGCGCTGCTGTTCGCCTTCATCGTGCTGCAACGCCTCGTCGGAGGCGGGCCACGTAAGACGGAACACGCGTGA
- a CDS encoding ABC transporter permease, with amino-acid sequence MSKHRLFWPVVALLALLLGDLIAHPAFFAIEFRDGHLYGNLIDILKNGAPLILIAIGMTLVVATRGIDLSVGAVVAISGALACLHLSGLGDQNSVGGTLAAVGMALGLALVLGLWNGWLVAVLGIQPIIATLILMVAGRGIAQLITGGQIITVNSHPYEWIGSGFTFGLPSAILIALAVFAIAAVLVRRSALGLLVESVGGNPEAGRLAGLRSARLIWLTYVFCALCAGIAGLMISANVHSADGNNAGQFIELDAILAVVIGGTQLTGGRFSLTGSVIGALLIQTLTTTVYALGIAPQAIMLFKAVVVLAVCLLQSPVFRRKLARRRKPAPPSPAVLPEKVEAGV; translated from the coding sequence ATGAGCAAACATCGGTTGTTCTGGCCGGTCGTCGCGTTGCTGGCGCTGCTGCTCGGTGACCTCATCGCGCATCCGGCGTTCTTCGCGATCGAATTCCGCGACGGGCATCTGTACGGGAACCTGATCGACATCCTCAAGAACGGCGCCCCGCTGATCCTCATCGCGATCGGCATGACGCTGGTGGTGGCGACGCGGGGGATCGACCTCTCCGTCGGCGCGGTCGTCGCGATCAGCGGCGCGCTCGCGTGCCTGCACCTCAGCGGACTCGGCGATCAGAACAGTGTCGGCGGGACGCTCGCGGCGGTCGGGATGGCGCTGGGACTCGCCCTCGTGCTCGGTCTGTGGAACGGCTGGCTCGTGGCGGTGCTCGGCATCCAGCCGATCATCGCGACGCTGATCCTGATGGTCGCCGGCCGAGGCATCGCCCAGCTGATCACCGGCGGCCAGATCATCACCGTCAACTCGCATCCGTACGAATGGATCGGCAGCGGGTTCACCTTCGGCCTGCCCAGCGCGATCCTCATCGCGCTGGCGGTGTTCGCCATCGCCGCCGTGCTGGTGCGCCGGTCCGCGCTGGGGCTGCTGGTCGAATCGGTGGGCGGCAACCCGGAGGCCGGCAGGCTCGCCGGGCTCCGGTCGGCGCGGCTGATCTGGCTCACCTACGTCTTCTGCGCGCTCTGCGCCGGTATCGCCGGCCTGATGATCAGCGCGAACGTGCACAGCGCCGACGGCAACAACGCCGGGCAGTTCATCGAACTGGACGCGATCCTCGCCGTCGTCATCGGCGGGACGCAGCTGACCGGTGGCCGGTTCTCGCTCACCGGCTCGGTGATCGGCGCGCTGCTCATCCAGACGTTGACGACGACCGTGTACGCGCTCGGCATCGCGCCGCAGGCGATCATGCTGTTCAAGGCCGTGGTCGTGCTGGCGGTCTGCCTGCTGCAGTCGCCGGTGTTCCGCAGGAAGCTCGCCCGGCGGCGGAAACCGGCCCCGCCGTCGCCCGCCGTCCTGCCGGAGAAGGTGGAGGCCGGGGTATGA